A part of Tardiphaga sp. vice304 genomic DNA contains:
- a CDS encoding ABC transporter substrate-binding protein, with product MGISRRNFVAGAAGLGLSTALVSRPARAADEPIRIGLLTIKTGPLASGGIDMERAMIMYLKERDNKMSGRPVELISADTAGVPATARTKTQELVEKNKVHCLIGPLAAFEALAIDDYIRQAQIPTLSVAAAEDMTQRNANPWFVRATSTSSQCAHPLGEYAAKELKYKKMITIGDDIAYGHEMCAGFQRVFEDNGGKVIQKLFSPLAVPDYGTYVGQLKEADAIFLGFAGSNGFRFLRQFVDYGMKDKMAVIGGMTALDEAVLRNMGDEALNIVTTCWYSAELDAKPNLTFAPAFRKEFKYDPGFYAAGTYVNGAVLEAAVKAVNGKVENKAAFMAALRAVNVDTARGPVKFDDKGNVVGNVYLRKVTRKDGRLVNSVFKTYPDVSQFWTYGEQAFLANPVYSRDYPPAKNLEK from the coding sequence ATGGGTATTTCACGTCGCAATTTCGTTGCCGGCGCGGCCGGCCTCGGCCTGAGCACGGCGCTGGTGTCGCGTCCGGCCCGCGCGGCGGACGAGCCGATCCGCATCGGCCTGCTGACCATCAAGACCGGGCCACTGGCGTCCGGCGGCATCGACATGGAACGCGCCATGATCATGTATCTCAAGGAGCGCGACAACAAGATGTCCGGCCGCCCGGTCGAACTGATCTCCGCCGACACTGCCGGCGTGCCGGCGACGGCGCGCACCAAGACCCAGGAACTGGTCGAGAAGAACAAGGTGCACTGCCTCATCGGGCCGCTCGCGGCCTTCGAGGCGCTGGCGATCGACGACTACATCCGCCAGGCGCAGATCCCGACGCTGTCGGTCGCCGCCGCCGAGGACATGACCCAGCGCAACGCCAATCCGTGGTTCGTCCGCGCCACCTCGACGTCCTCGCAATGCGCGCATCCGCTCGGCGAATACGCGGCGAAGGAATTAAAATACAAGAAGATGATCACGATCGGCGACGACATCGCCTATGGCCACGAAATGTGCGCGGGCTTCCAGCGCGTGTTCGAGGACAATGGCGGCAAGGTGATCCAGAAGCTGTTCTCGCCGCTCGCGGTGCCCGACTACGGTACCTATGTCGGCCAGCTCAAGGAAGCCGACGCGATCTTTCTGGGCTTCGCCGGCTCGAACGGCTTCCGCTTCCTGCGCCAGTTCGTCGACTACGGCATGAAAGACAAGATGGCGGTGATCGGCGGCATGACCGCGCTCGACGAGGCCGTGTTGCGCAACATGGGCGACGAGGCGCTGAACATCGTCACCACCTGCTGGTACTCCGCCGAGCTCGACGCCAAACCGAACCTGACCTTCGCGCCGGCGTTCCGCAAGGAGTTCAAGTACGATCCGGGCTTCTACGCCGCCGGCACCTATGTCAACGGCGCCGTGCTGGAAGCGGCGGTCAAGGCAGTCAACGGCAAGGTGGAGAACAAGGCGGCGTTCATGGCGGCGCTGCGCGCCGTCAACGTCGATACCGCGCGCGGTCCGGTCAAATTCGACGACAAGGGCAACGTGGTCGGCAACGTCTATCTGCGCAAGGTGACGCGCAAGGACGGCCGCCTCGTCAACTCGGTGTTCAAGACCTATCCCGACGTCAGCCAGTTCTGGACTTATGGCGAACAGGCATTTCTCGCCAACCCGGTCTATTCGCGTGATTATCCGCCGGCCAAGAATCTCGAGAAGTGA
- a CDS encoding cyclase family protein: MDIKVGKDAIAEASKKLSNWGRWGKEDEIGTLNYVTPKHVTEAAKLVKQGKVFGMGIPLNQQGPQNGLFGGRWNPIHTMLATGTDAIAGNQDITNKMRYSDDAINMPVQSATHWDSLGHIFYQDKMYNGHDARNVDSRGVHKLGIEHTRDRMVGRGVLLDVARFKGVESLDDGYGISNDELDAVAKKQGVEIREADFVIIRTGHMERCIKNKAWGNYAGGDAPGVKFENCYWSFEKKIAAICSDTWGVEVRPNETPEVAQPWHWVVIPAMGLTMGEIFHLKDLADDCAADGVYEFMFAGPPLVITGGTGSPINPLAIK, encoded by the coding sequence ATGGATATCAAGGTCGGCAAGGACGCCATCGCCGAGGCCAGCAAGAAGCTCTCAAACTGGGGCCGCTGGGGCAAGGAAGACGAGATCGGCACGCTGAACTACGTGACGCCGAAGCACGTCACCGAGGCCGCCAAGCTGGTCAAGCAGGGCAAGGTGTTCGGCATGGGCATTCCGCTGAACCAGCAGGGCCCGCAGAACGGCCTGTTCGGCGGCCGCTGGAATCCGATCCACACCATGCTGGCGACCGGCACCGACGCGATTGCCGGCAACCAGGACATCACCAACAAGATGCGTTACTCGGACGACGCTATCAACATGCCGGTGCAGTCGGCGACGCACTGGGATTCGCTGGGGCACATCTTTTACCAGGACAAGATGTACAACGGCCACGACGCGCGTAACGTCGACAGCCGCGGCGTGCACAAGCTCGGCATCGAGCACACCCGCGACCGCATGGTCGGCCGCGGCGTGCTGCTCGACGTCGCGCGCTTCAAGGGCGTCGAATCGCTCGACGACGGCTACGGCATTTCCAACGACGAACTCGACGCCGTCGCCAAAAAGCAGGGCGTCGAGATCAGGGAAGCAGATTTCGTCATCATCCGCACCGGCCACATGGAGCGCTGCATCAAGAACAAGGCGTGGGGCAACTATGCCGGCGGCGACGCGCCCGGCGTGAAGTTCGAGAACTGCTATTGGAGCTTCGAGAAGAAGATTGCCGCGATCTGCTCGGACACCTGGGGTGTCGAGGTACGTCCCAACGAGACGCCTGAAGTCGCGCAGCCCTGGCACTGGGTGGTGATTCCCGCGATGGGCCTGACGATGGGCGAGATCTTCCATCTCAAAGACCTCGCCGACGACTGCGCCGCCGACGGCGTCTACGAGTTCATGTTCGCCGGCCCGCCGCTGGTGATCACCGGCGGCACGGGATCGCCGATCAACCCGCTGGCGATCAAGTAG
- a CDS encoding CocE/NonD family hydrolase → MAQSTEQDGMLIDWDVEIRMDDGVMLRADVFRPIDGGQYPVLLTYGPYAKGLSFQEGYPSAWQTMVAGHPDVAYGSTNKYQNWEVVDPEKWVPHGYVCVRVDSRGTGRSPGFVDHFSPRESRDFYECIEWAGVQTWSNGKVGLNGISYYGINQWQVASLQPPHLAAMCIWEGSADWYRDMTHHGGIVSTFWANWYDMQVKTVQYGLGERGPRSKVNGALVCGDETLSDNELAANRCSFGDDILAHPLDDDYHKARSPIWDNVTVPFLSAANWGGQGLHPRGNYEGYVRAASKDKWLECHGLEHWTHFYTDYGRELQKRFFDFFLKGEANGWDKQPKVQLQVRHTDRFVERHEADWPLPSTQWTKFYLDPRDHTLSLEKPTDAARISFDALGDGLTFMSKPMTVDTEITGPLAAGLRVSSSTEDADIFLVFRVFSGDLREQTFVGAIDPHTPVAQGWLRASHRKLDDKISTPYRPYHTHDEVQPLQPGVAVDLAVEIWPTSIVVPKGHRIALSVRGKDYIWQEKTGAKLSNFKNELTGCGPFLHNDPRDRPAKVFGGTTTLHIDEDGSSHVLVPIVPTQK, encoded by the coding sequence ATGGCTCAATCGACCGAACAAGACGGCATGCTGATTGACTGGGATGTCGAGATCCGCATGGATGACGGCGTCATGCTGCGCGCCGACGTTTTCCGCCCGATCGATGGTGGTCAGTATCCGGTGCTGTTGACCTACGGTCCCTATGCGAAAGGCCTGTCGTTCCAGGAGGGTTATCCCAGCGCCTGGCAGACCATGGTCGCCGGCCATCCTGACGTAGCCTATGGCTCGACTAACAAATATCAGAACTGGGAAGTCGTCGATCCCGAGAAGTGGGTTCCCCACGGTTACGTCTGCGTGCGCGTGGATTCCCGCGGCACCGGACGCTCGCCGGGCTTCGTCGATCATTTCTCGCCGCGCGAAAGCCGCGATTTCTACGAATGCATCGAGTGGGCCGGCGTGCAGACCTGGTCGAACGGCAAGGTCGGGCTGAACGGAATTTCGTATTACGGCATCAACCAGTGGCAGGTGGCGTCATTGCAGCCGCCGCATCTCGCTGCGATGTGCATCTGGGAAGGTTCCGCGGACTGGTATCGCGACATGACGCATCACGGCGGAATCGTCTCGACGTTCTGGGCGAACTGGTACGACATGCAGGTCAAGACCGTACAATACGGTCTCGGCGAGCGCGGGCCGCGCAGCAAGGTCAACGGCGCGCTGGTGTGCGGCGACGAGACGCTGTCGGACAATGAACTCGCCGCCAACCGCTGCAGCTTCGGCGACGACATTCTCGCGCATCCGCTCGACGACGACTATCATAAGGCGCGTTCGCCGATCTGGGACAACGTCACGGTGCCGTTCCTGTCCGCGGCAAACTGGGGCGGCCAGGGCCTGCACCCGCGCGGCAATTATGAGGGCTATGTTCGGGCGGCATCGAAGGATAAATGGTTGGAATGCCATGGTCTCGAGCACTGGACGCATTTCTACACCGATTACGGCCGCGAGTTGCAGAAGCGGTTCTTCGACTTCTTTCTGAAGGGCGAAGCCAACGGATGGGACAAGCAGCCCAAGGTGCAGCTGCAGGTGCGTCACACCGATCGTTTTGTTGAACGTCACGAGGCCGACTGGCCGCTCCCGTCGACACAGTGGACCAAGTTCTATCTCGATCCCCGCGACCATACGCTGTCTCTCGAGAAGCCGACAGACGCCGCACGGATCTCGTTCGACGCGCTGGGCGATGGTCTCACCTTCATGTCGAAGCCGATGACCGTCGACACCGAGATCACCGGCCCGCTGGCCGCGGGCCTGCGGGTGTCGTCGAGCACCGAGGACGCCGACATCTTCCTGGTGTTCCGCGTCTTCAGCGGGGACCTGCGCGAGCAGACCTTCGTCGGCGCGATCGATCCGCATACGCCGGTGGCGCAGGGCTGGCTGCGCGCGTCGCACCGCAAGCTCGACGACAAGATCTCGACTCCGTACCGGCCGTATCACACCCATGACGAGGTGCAGCCGCTGCAGCCCGGCGTCGCCGTCGATCTCGCGGTCGAGATCTGGCCGACGTCGATCGTCGTGCCGAAGGGCCACCGCATCGCGCTCAGCGTGCGCGGCAAGGATTACATCTGGCAGGAGAAGACCGGCGCCAAGCTGTCGAATTTCAAGAACGAGCTGACCGGATGCGGACCGTTCCTGCACAACGATCCGCGCGACAGGCCAGCTAAAGTATTCGGCGGGACCACCACGCTGCATATCGACGAAGACGGCTCCAGCCACGTGCTGGTGCCGATCGTGCCGACCCAAAAATAA